The Sandaracinaceae bacterium genome segment TTCGCCTCGAACTGCGCGCGAGTCACGGGGGTGCCGCCGAACGTCATGTACTCGCCAAACGCCCCGAGCAGCAGGTCGGCGTCGAACTCGGGGTGGTCCAGCGCCAGGTCGAGGTCCAAGAGGTCGCGCCCCTTCTTGCGTTGGTAGAGCGCTCGCAGCTTGGTGCCCAGCAGCTCGGGCATCGTGTACGTGGCGATCTCGGCGGCACCCGAGAACCAGCGGTTCTCCACCTCGAGCGAGCGCGTCGCGAAGCCGTGAACCGCAAAGTGCTCACGCGTGTTGATCTCCAGCTTCACTCGAGCCTGAACGACCGGCGCCATCGTGGTCTCGAAGCGGTAGTAGAGGGTGAAACGCCCCTTGCCAGCCTTCCACTTGGGCTGGCCGAGCCAGGGGTCGAGGGCGTCGCGGATCTCGTCGATGAGCGGCCCGATGGGCCCCGCGTCTCGC includes the following:
- a CDS encoding nucleotidyl transferase AbiEii/AbiGii toxin family protein — protein: MIPKASITAWRKIAPWGEDWQVEQDLVLSRALVDMFSRPAIAEQAAFRGGTALHKLFFDPPGRYSEDIDLVQRDAGPIGPLIDEIRDALDPWLGQPKWKAGKGRFTLYYRFETTMAPVVQARVKLEINTREHFAVHGFATRSLEVENRWFSGAAEIATYTMPELLGTKLRALYQRKKGRDLLDLDLALDHPEFDADLLLGAFGEYMTFGGTPVTRAQFEANMAAKIIDVPFVTDVPPLLRTGLDHEPAEAWSRVHAALVSRLPGDPWKGAGDAE